The window CTCCCCGCATTCACCCGCATCCCAACTGCGCAATCGGTCTTCACGCCCAGCTTCTGAAACACGCGTGTCAGGCCGTTTTGTACGGTCTGATTGGCAATTCCCAACTCACGGGCAATTTCCTTGTTGGCGAGACCGCGTGCCACCAGGCGCAGCAAGTCCCCTTCTGCTGGCGTT is drawn from Deinococcus multiflagellatus and contains these coding sequences:
- a CDS encoding helix-turn-helix domain-containing protein — its product is TPAEGDLLRLVARGLANKEIARELGIANQTVQNGLTRVFQKLGVKTDCAVGMRVNAGRRCLPASVLRWFRRTVVRGSWCGD